The window TTGGCGGTCAGCGACGACCAGTTGCGCGTAAACGGCAACAAGCAGGCCTTGAGCGATCCGGCATTGCTGGCAGCGCTACGTGAGCACAAACCGGCGCTGATCGAACTGATCAAGGCCGGGCAATATTCGGCCACCAAGGCTGGCCAGATCGACGTGCCGGCCAACGGCATTGTCCCCGGCACCACGCGCATCACGCCGCAAATGCTGACCCTCGCCGAAGTTGATCAAGCGACTATTGACCGCTTGATCGCTGCCGTCCCCGGCGGCGCCGCCAATGTGCAGGATATCTATCCGCTGGCGCCGTTGCAGGAAGGCATTCTTTACCACCATGCGAGCAACGAGCAGGGCGATCCGTACGTCATGCAGTCGTACTTTGCGTTCAGCAATCGCCAGCGTTTACAGGCTTTTGCTCAGGCCTTGCAAACGGTGATCGATCGCCACGACATCCTGCGCACGGCAGTGCATTGGGAGGGGCTGGATACGCCGCTGCAAGTGGTCTGGCGCAAGGTGCAACTGCCCGTGGAAGAAGTGCAGTTCGACCACGCAGGCGATGCCTTGCAACAACTTCACGAGCGTTTTGACGCGCGACATTTCCGTCTCGACGTTACCCGGGCACCGCTGATGCGTCTGGCGTACGCCTGGGATGAGGCCGGTCAACGGGTCGTGGCGACGTTGCTATTCCATCACATGGCGCTGGATCACTCGGCGCTCGACGTGGTGCGGCACGAACTGCAAGTCTGTCTCACCGGCCAGCATGAATTGCTGGGGCGGCCAGTGCCGTTTCGCAATTACGTCGCGCAGGCACGGTTGGGCATCACAGAGGCCGAACATGAGGCGTTTTTCCGCGACATGCTTGGCGATATAACCGAGCCGACGCTGCCATACGGCTTGCACGATGTGCAGGGCGACGGACTCGGCATCGCTGAACTGAGCCTGCCGATCAACCCGTTGCTGGGGCAGCGTTTGCGGGCGCAGGCGCGGCAGCTCGGCGTGAGTGTCGCGAGCCTGTTCCATCTCGGCTGGGCGCAGGTGCTGGCGGTGCTGACCGGCAAACCCAATGTGGTTTTCGGCACGGTGTTGATGGGGCGTATGCAAGGCGCCGAAGCCACCGAGCGCGCACTGGGGATTTTCATCAATACCTTGCCGCTGCGGATCGATGTCGATGCGCAGGGCGTGCGTGCTGCGGTCGAAGCGACGCACAAACGCCTGACAACGTTGATGCGTCACGAACACGCGCCGCTGGCGTTGGCACAACGTTGCAGCGGTGTGGTCGCGCCCACGCCGTTGTTCAGTGCCTTGCTCAATTACCGCCACAGCCACACGGCGGCGACGGCCAGTGCCGAGACCCTCGCTGCGTGGGAAGGCATCAGCACCCTCAGCTCCGAAGAACGCACCAATTACCCGCTGACCCTGAGCGTCGATGATTTCGGCGAGGCGTTCAGCCTGACCTTGCTGGCCACCACTGAGGTTGACCCGCAGCGTATCTGCGAGTACCTGCACTGCGCACTGGAAAGTCTGGTGCTGGCGCTGGAGCAAGCGCAGGACACCGCGCTCAACCAGCTGCCGATTCTGCCGGCGGCCGAGCGCGAGCAAGTCTTGCTGGCGTTCAATGCCACCCACGCCGACTACCCGGCAACGCTGACCATCGCGCAACGTTTCGAGGCGCAAGTGGTGCAGCGGCCGGAGGCCGTGGCGGCGGTCTTTCTCGATAAGCCATTGAGTTATGCCGAGCTCAACCGGCAGGCCAATGCGCTGGCGCATCACTTGATCGAACTCGGGGTGAAACCCGATGATCGTGTCGCCATCGTCGCCCGGCGTGGCCTCGATACGCTGGTCGGGCTGCTGGCGATTCTCAAGGCGGCCGCCGGTTACGTGCCGATCGACCCGGCGCACCCGGCAGATCGTCTGCACTACTTGCTGAGTGACAGCGCCCCGGTTGTGATCCTCACCCAGAGCACTTTGCACGAGCGCTTGCCGGCGCTGAATGTGCCGGTGATCGACCTCGATCAGCGCGCCTGGCCGCTGGGCGTGACCGCTGATCCGCAGGTGCCGGCCCTGACCAGCGCGCACCTGGCCTACGTGATCTACACCTCCGGGTCCACCGGCTTGCCGAAAGGCGTGATGGTCGAACACCGCACACTGTCGAATCTGGTCGACTGGCACTGCACAGCGTTTGATCTGTGCGCCGGCCGCCACACCTCAAGCCTTGCCGGGTTCGGTTTCGACGCCATGGCGTGGGAAGTCTGGCCGGCGTTGTGTGCCGGCGCGACCCTGCATCTGGCACCGACTCACGAAGGCAGCGAAGACATCGACGCGCTGCTCGACTGGTGGCGTGCGCAGCCACTGGACGTGAGTTTCCTGCCGACGCCAGTGGCCGAATATGCCTTCAGCCAGAACCTTGAACACCCGACCTTGCGCACGTTGCTGATCGGTGGCGACCGCTTGCGGCAGTTCAGCCGCAACCAGCAATTCGACGTGATCAACAACTATGGCCCGACCGAAGCCACGGTGGTCGCCACCTCTGGCCGGATCGAGGCGGGTGATGCGCTGCACATCGGCAAACCGGTGGCCAATGCCACGGTGTATCTGCTCGATGAACAACAACGTCCGGTGCCGATTGGCGTTATGGGCGAGTTGTATGTCGGTGGTGCGGGTGTTGCGCGTGGCTATCTGAATCGTGCCGATCTGACGGCCGAGCGCTTCCTCGACGATCCATTCAGCAGCGCCGCAAATGCGCGCATGTATCGCACCGGGGACCTCGCCCGTTGGCGCGCCGACGGCACGATTGATTACCTGGGACGCAATGACGATCAGGTGAAAATCCGTGGCGTGCGCATCGAACTTGGCGAAATCGAGACCCGCCTCAACCAGTTGCCCGGCATCCAGGAAGCGGTGCTGCTGGCTCGCGAAGACGAGCCCGGCCAGCCGCGCCTGGTCGCCTATTTCACCGAGCAGGCGCAGGTCGAGCCGCTGGCCGTGGCCGAGTTGCGCGCACACCTGTTGACGCAGTTGCCGGATTACATGGTGCCGGTGGCCTTCGTCAAACTCGACGCGTTGCCACTGACCGCCAATGGCAAGGTCGACCGCAAGGCACTGCCCAAGCCTGATCGTGCGGCGCTGTTCACCCGCCAGTACGAGGCGCCACACAATGAGCTGGAAACCGCGCTGGCGCAGATCTGGGCACAAGTGCTGCAGGTTGAGCGAGTCGGGCGTCAGGATCACTTTTTCGAACTCGGCGGCCATTCGCTGCTGGCGATGCGCATGGTTTCCCAGGTTCGCCAACGCCTCGGGGTAGAACTGGCGCTGGGCGATCTGTTCGCCAACGCTGAACTGGCGGCGGTCGCCGCAGCGGTGGCGCGAGCCGGGCGCAGCACGCAACCGGAGATTGTGCCGGTGGCCCGTGACGGTGCTTTGCCGCTGTCGTTCGCCCAGCAACGTTTATGGTTTCTGGCGCAAATGGAAGGCGCCAACACCGCGTACAACATTCCCATCGGCCTGCGCCTGCGTGGCCATCTCAACGAAGAGGCGCTGCAACAAGCGCTGGGGCGCATCGTTGCCCGCCACGAAACCCTGCGCAGCCGTTTTGCCCAGTTCAACGACGAAGCACAGGTATTGATTGCCCCGGTCGACAGCGGTTTGCTGCTGCGCGTCGAAGATCTGCGGCAGCACCCGCAACCCGAGAAAACCTTGCTGGCGTTGATCCAGGGCGAAGCGTCGGGACCCTTCGATTTGCAGGACGACCCGCTGATTCGCGGGCGGCTGGTGCGGCTGGCCGATGATCATCACGTACTGCTGCTGACCCTGCACCACATCATCTCCGATGGCTGGTCGATGGGGATTTTGACCCGTGAACTGATGGCGTTGTATCAGGCGTTCAGCCATGGCCAACCGGATCCGTTGCCACCGCTGGCGCTGCAATACACCGATTACGCGGTGTGGCAGCGCCGCTGGCTCAGCGGTGAGGTGTTGCAGCGCCAGAGCGAATACTGGCAACAGACGCTAGCCGGCGCGCCGGCGCTGTTGATGCTGCCGACCGATCGACCCCGTCCGGCAGAACAGGATTTCGCCGGCAGCACCGTCGATGTGCTGCTCGACGAGCGTTTGAGTGCCGGCCTCAAAGCCCTGTCCCAGCGCCACGGCGTGACGATGTACATGCTGATGATCAGCGCATGGGCGAGCCTGCTGAGTCGTTTGTCCGGGCAGTCGGAAGTGGTCATCGGCTCGCCTGTCGCCAACCGTAACCGCGTCGAGATCGAGGGCTTGATCGGCATGTTCGTCAACACCCTCGCGCTGCGCATCGATACCTCCGGTGAGTTGAGCAGCGAGGCGTTGCTGGCGCGAGTCAAGGCGCAGACACTGGCGGCGCAGGCGCATCAGGATCTGCCGTTCGAGCAAGTGGTGGAAATCACCAAACCGCTGCGCAGCATGGCGCACAGCCCGTTGTTCCAGGTGATGTTCAGTTGGGAAAGCGGCCACGGCGCTGGCCTGAGCCTGGGTGATCTGACGCTGGAACGCGTCGCCGAGCCGAGCCATTTTGCCAAATTCGATCTGTCGTTGACCCTGGCAGAGGCTGCGGACGGCATTCGCGGTTCGCTGGAATACGCCATTGCCTTGTTCGATGAGGTGACGATCCAGCGATATGTCGGTTATTTCCAGCGCTTGCTGCAAGCGATGGTCAGCAACGATCAAGCGGTGCTGGCGCAGGTCGAGTTGTTGGCGGACGAAGAGCGCCGGCATTTGCTGGTTGATCTGAACTCGACCGCCATCGAGCATGATCTTGAGCAGACTGTCCATGGCCGCTTCGAGGCGCAGGTCTTGCGCACGCCAGAGGCTGACGCCGTGGTGTGCGCTGAGTTGCGTTTGAGTTATGCCGAGTTGAACCGCCGCGCCAACCAGCTTGCGCATCATCTGCGCGAGTGCGGCGTGGGCAGCGATTCGCGGGTGGCGATCTGCGTCGAGCGCGGACCGCAATTGCTGGTCGGTTTGCTGGCCATTCTCAAGGCCGGCGGCGCTTATGTGCCGCTGGATCCGGGTTATCCCGCCGAGCGTCTGGCCTACATGCTCGAGGACAGCGCGCCGGTAGCCGTGCTGGTGCATTCGGCGACGCGTGCGCTGATCGGCGAATCTGCGGCGGTGCTGATCGATTTCGACCAATGCACCTGGCACAACCTGCCGCAGAGCAATCCGCAGGTGCCAGACCTGAGCGCTGCGAATCTGGCGTATGTGATTTACACCTCAGGCTCCACCGGCACCCCGAAAGGCGTGATGGTCGAGCACCGCAACCTGAGCAATCTGCTGCACTGGAGCGCCAGCCTGTGTCCGCTTTCAACCGGCGCCGCGCTGTTGCAGAAAACCCCATTCAGCTTCGACGCTTCGGTCTGGGAGCTGTTCTGGCCGTTGACCACGGGCATGCGTCTGGTCCTCGCCAGCCCCGACGGGCACCGCGACCCGGCGGCGCTGGTGCAGCTCATTCGCGAGCAACAGGTCAATGTCATTCAGTTCGTGCCGGCGCTGTTGCAGCAGTTCCTCGAAGTCGAGGACGTTGACGAATGCAGCAGCCTGACCGATCTGTTCTGTGGTGGCGGTGAGTTGACCGCCGCGTTGGTGCGCAGCGTGCGCGTGCGCCTGCCGCACGTTCGCCTGCATAACGTCTATGGCCCGACCGAGGCCACCGTCGACAGCACCGTGTGGACGCTGGAGCCGAATACGCCGGTACCGGAAGCCGCGCCACCGATCGGCAAACCGCTGTGCAATACCCGCGTGTACATCCTTGATGCTTATCAGCAACCGGTGCCATTCGGTGTCGTCGGCGAGATGTATCTCGGCGGCGTGCAGGTGACGCGGGGTTATCTGAACCGGCCCGAGCTGACAGCCGAACGCTTCCTCAACGACCCGTTCAGCGAGCAACCGGGCGCGCGCCTGTACCGTACCGGCGACGTCGCGCGCTATCTGGCTGACGGCAATATCGAATACCTGGGGCGCAATGACGACCAGGTCAAGATCCGTGGTTTGCGCATCGAACTCGGCGAGATTCAGGCGCATCTGGCGCAGGTCGACGGCGTGCGCGAAGCCGCCGTGCTGGCCCGTGAAGACCTGCCGGGCGATCAGCGGCTGGTGGCGTACTACAGCGGCGAAGCCTTGCTGATCGAGCAGTTGCGCAGCGAATTGCTCACGCATCTGCCGGACTACATGGTGCCCGCCGTGTTCGTGCATCTGGAAGCCTTGCCGCTGAGCCCCAACGGCAAACTGGACCGCAAAGCCTTGCCGGTACCGGACCAGACCGCGCTGCTGAAGCGCGAGTACGAAGCCCCGGTCGGTGAAGTCGAAACAGTGATTGCCGGGCTCTGGGCCGAGCTGTTGAAGGTCGAGCGGGTAGGGCGCCACGACCACTTCTTTGAACTGGGCGGGCATTCGTTGATGGCGGTCAATCTGGTTGCACGCATGCGCCGGGCCGGCCTGTCGGCGGATATCCGCGTGCTGTTCGGCCAGCCTACCCTGGCGGCGCTGGCCGCAGCCGTGGGCGGAGAACCTGAAGCGGCTGTGCCGGCCAATCTCATCCCGCCGGACTGCACGCACATCACTCCTGAGTTGCTGCCGTTGGTCACGCTGGATCAGGCGACTATCGACAGAATCGTGGCGAGCGTCCCCGGTGGTGCCCTGAATGTGCAGGATATCTATCCGCTGGCACCGTTGCAGACCGGGATTCTGTTCCATCATCTGGCGGCGGCTCAGGGCGATCCGTATGTGCTGCAAGCGCAGTTTGCCTTCGCCGATGAGCAGCGTTTGCAGGCATTTGTCGCGGCGCTGCAACGGGTGATCGAACGCCATGACATTCTGCGCACATCGCTGTTCTGGGAAGGCCTGGAACAGCCGGTGCAAGTGGTCTGGCGTCAGGCTTCGCTGAGCTGCGAGGCGCTGGAACTTGACGCTGATTCGGCTGATGCGCTGAGTCAATTGCGCGCGCGCTTCACCGTCGATAAATACCGCATGCCCGTCACCGAGGCACCGCTGATGCGCGTGGTGTACAGCCGCGATGCAGGCAACCAGCGCGTGGTCGCGTTGCTGCTGTTCCATCATCTGGTGATGGATCACGTCGCGCTTGAAGTGCTGCAACACGAGATGCAGGCGTATCTGCTGGGTCAGCCGCAGCAACTGAGCGAGCCGGTGCCGTACCGCAATTACGTGGCGCACACCCGTTCCGGGTTGAGCGAGCAGGATCACCAGGACTTCTTCCGCGAAATGCTCGGCAATATCGATGAACCGACCTTGCCGTACGGCCAGCACCTGGCGGACGACGGGCCTGCGCAAGAGGCACAACTGACGCTGCAAAGCACTCTCAGCCGTAGCGTACGCCAGCAGGCACGGCGCCTGGGTGTCAGCGCGGCCAGCCTGATGCACCTCGCCTGGGCGCAGGTGCTGGGGCAACTGTCCGGTCGCGAAGCCGTGGTGTTCGGCACGGTTTTACTCGGCCGATTGCAGGGCGGTGAAGGTTCAGAGCGAGCGCTCGGGGTGTTCATCAACACCCTGCCGCTGTGCATCGAACTGAACGGGCACAGCGTCAAAGGCGCCGCACTGGCGACCCATAAACGCCTGAGTCAGTTATTGGCCCATGAGCATGCGCAATTGGCGCAGGTACAACAATGCAGCGCGATGCCGTCGGGCACGCCGCTGTTCAGCGCATTGCTCAATTATCGTCACAGCGCACCGCTCGGGCCGATCTCCGCCGAGGCGCAAGCAGCATGGCAGGGGATGCAGTTGCTTGAGGCCGAGGAGCACACCAACTATCGCTTGACGCTCAGCGTTGATGATCTCGGCGAAGATTTCAGCCTGAAAGTATTGGCCGCTGCCGGGATTGATGCGCAGCGGATCTGCGGATACATGCAAAGTGCTTTGGGTGCATTGCTCGATGCGCTGGAACACACGCCGCATGTGGGTTTTGATCGCCTGTCAGTGGTGCCTGCCGCAGAGCGGCATCAGTTATTGGTCGAGCTTAATGCAACGGCACGTGAATACCCGCAATCGCTGACAGTGCACGGTCTGTTCGAGCGCCAAGCCGTAGCGCACGCACAAGCTGTGGCAGCGGTGCATGGCGAGCAATCGTTGAGTTACTTTGAGTTGAACACCCGAGCCAACCAATTGGCCCATCACCTGATCGCGCAAGGCGTGCAACCGGGCAGCCATGTGGCAATCCTGCTGCCGCGCTCGCTGGACCTGCTGATCGCGCAACTGGCGATTGCCAAGTGCGCGGCGGCGTACGTGCCGCTGGACATCAATGCGCCAAGCGAACGTCAGGCATTCATGGTTGAAGACTGCCAGGCAGTGGCGCTGTTGACACTGAGCCGCGAAGTGATCGACTACGCCGCGCCGCGCATCGATCTCGACAGGCTGACACTCAGCGGGCAACCGACGCACAACCCGAACCTGGTGCAATCCTCGGAATCGCTGGCGTACATCATGTACACCTCCGGCTCCACCGGTACGCCGAAAGGCGTGATGGTGCCGCACCGTGGCATCGGCCGGTTGGTGATCAACAACGGTTATGCCGATTTCAATCCGCAGGACCGCGTTGTGTTCGCCTCGAACCCGGCGTTCGACGCCAGCACCATGGACATCTGGGGGCCGCTGTTGAACGGCGGGCGAGTGGTGGTCATCGATCATCAGACCCTGCTTGATCCGAATGCTTTCGGCCGAGAACTGAGCAGCTCCGGGGCGACGATCCTGTTCGTCACCACGGCGCTGTTCAACCAGTACGTGCAACTGATTCCGCAGGCGCTCAAAGGCCTGCGCATCCTGCTGTGTGGCGGTGAGCGCGGCGATCCGGCAGCGTTCCGCCGGCTGCTGGCCGAGGCGCCAGCGTTACGCATCGTGCATTGCTACGGCCCGACCGAAACCACCACTTACGCGACAACGTTTGCCGTGCATGACGTCGCGGAAAACGCCGAAAGCGTGCCGATTGGCGGTCCGATTTCCAATACTCAGGTGTACGTGCTCGACGCCCATCAGCAACCGGTGCCCATGGGCGTGACCGGTGAGCTGTACATCGGCGGGCAAGGGGTGGCGCTGGGCTATTTGAATCGGCCGGAGCTGACCGCCGAGAAATTCCTTCATGACCCGTTCAGCGACAGACCCGGCGCGCTGCTGTATCGCACCGGCGACCTCGTACGCTGGCTGGCCCCGGGGCAACTCGATTGCATCGGGCGCAATGACGATCAGGTGAAAATCCGTGGTTTCCGCATCGAGCTGGGCGAAATCGAAAACCGTCTGTTGAACTGCCCGGGCATCAAGGAAGCGGTGGTGCTGG of the Pseudomonas sp. Seg1 genome contains:
- a CDS encoding non-ribosomal peptide synthase/polyketide synthase yields the protein MNVIELLATLKSKDIQLAVSDDQLRVNGNKQALSDPALLAALREHKPALIELIKAGQYSATKAGQIDVPANGIVPGTTRITPQMLTLAEVDQATIDRLIAAVPGGAANVQDIYPLAPLQEGILYHHASNEQGDPYVMQSYFAFSNRQRLQAFAQALQTVIDRHDILRTAVHWEGLDTPLQVVWRKVQLPVEEVQFDHAGDALQQLHERFDARHFRLDVTRAPLMRLAYAWDEAGQRVVATLLFHHMALDHSALDVVRHELQVCLTGQHELLGRPVPFRNYVAQARLGITEAEHEAFFRDMLGDITEPTLPYGLHDVQGDGLGIAELSLPINPLLGQRLRAQARQLGVSVASLFHLGWAQVLAVLTGKPNVVFGTVLMGRMQGAEATERALGIFINTLPLRIDVDAQGVRAAVEATHKRLTTLMRHEHAPLALAQRCSGVVAPTPLFSALLNYRHSHTAATASAETLAAWEGISTLSSEERTNYPLTLSVDDFGEAFSLTLLATTEVDPQRICEYLHCALESLVLALEQAQDTALNQLPILPAAEREQVLLAFNATHADYPATLTIAQRFEAQVVQRPEAVAAVFLDKPLSYAELNRQANALAHHLIELGVKPDDRVAIVARRGLDTLVGLLAILKAAAGYVPIDPAHPADRLHYLLSDSAPVVILTQSTLHERLPALNVPVIDLDQRAWPLGVTADPQVPALTSAHLAYVIYTSGSTGLPKGVMVEHRTLSNLVDWHCTAFDLCAGRHTSSLAGFGFDAMAWEVWPALCAGATLHLAPTHEGSEDIDALLDWWRAQPLDVSFLPTPVAEYAFSQNLEHPTLRTLLIGGDRLRQFSRNQQFDVINNYGPTEATVVATSGRIEAGDALHIGKPVANATVYLLDEQQRPVPIGVMGELYVGGAGVARGYLNRADLTAERFLDDPFSSAANARMYRTGDLARWRADGTIDYLGRNDDQVKIRGVRIELGEIETRLNQLPGIQEAVLLAREDEPGQPRLVAYFTEQAQVEPLAVAELRAHLLTQLPDYMVPVAFVKLDALPLTANGKVDRKALPKPDRAALFTRQYEAPHNELETALAQIWAQVLQVERVGRQDHFFELGGHSLLAMRMVSQVRQRLGVELALGDLFANAELAAVAAAVARAGRSTQPEIVPVARDGALPLSFAQQRLWFLAQMEGANTAYNIPIGLRLRGHLNEEALQQALGRIVARHETLRSRFAQFNDEAQVLIAPVDSGLLLRVEDLRQHPQPEKTLLALIQGEASGPFDLQDDPLIRGRLVRLADDHHVLLLTLHHIISDGWSMGILTRELMALYQAFSHGQPDPLPPLALQYTDYAVWQRRWLSGEVLQRQSEYWQQTLAGAPALLMLPTDRPRPAEQDFAGSTVDVLLDERLSAGLKALSQRHGVTMYMLMISAWASLLSRLSGQSEVVIGSPVANRNRVEIEGLIGMFVNTLALRIDTSGELSSEALLARVKAQTLAAQAHQDLPFEQVVEITKPLRSMAHSPLFQVMFSWESGHGAGLSLGDLTLERVAEPSHFAKFDLSLTLAEAADGIRGSLEYAIALFDEVTIQRYVGYFQRLLQAMVSNDQAVLAQVELLADEERRHLLVDLNSTAIEHDLEQTVHGRFEAQVLRTPEADAVVCAELRLSYAELNRRANQLAHHLRECGVGSDSRVAICVERGPQLLVGLLAILKAGGAYVPLDPGYPAERLAYMLEDSAPVAVLVHSATRALIGESAAVLIDFDQCTWHNLPQSNPQVPDLSAANLAYVIYTSGSTGTPKGVMVEHRNLSNLLHWSASLCPLSTGAALLQKTPFSFDASVWELFWPLTTGMRLVLASPDGHRDPAALVQLIREQQVNVIQFVPALLQQFLEVEDVDECSSLTDLFCGGGELTAALVRSVRVRLPHVRLHNVYGPTEATVDSTVWTLEPNTPVPEAAPPIGKPLCNTRVYILDAYQQPVPFGVVGEMYLGGVQVTRGYLNRPELTAERFLNDPFSEQPGARLYRTGDVARYLADGNIEYLGRNDDQVKIRGLRIELGEIQAHLAQVDGVREAAVLAREDLPGDQRLVAYYSGEALLIEQLRSELLTHLPDYMVPAVFVHLEALPLSPNGKLDRKALPVPDQTALLKREYEAPVGEVETVIAGLWAELLKVERVGRHDHFFELGGHSLMAVNLVARMRRAGLSADIRVLFGQPTLAALAAAVGGEPEAAVPANLIPPDCTHITPELLPLVTLDQATIDRIVASVPGGALNVQDIYPLAPLQTGILFHHLAAAQGDPYVLQAQFAFADEQRLQAFVAALQRVIERHDILRTSLFWEGLEQPVQVVWRQASLSCEALELDADSADALSQLRARFTVDKYRMPVTEAPLMRVVYSRDAGNQRVVALLLFHHLVMDHVALEVLQHEMQAYLLGQPQQLSEPVPYRNYVAHTRSGLSEQDHQDFFREMLGNIDEPTLPYGQHLADDGPAQEAQLTLQSTLSRSVRQQARRLGVSAASLMHLAWAQVLGQLSGREAVVFGTVLLGRLQGGEGSERALGVFINTLPLCIELNGHSVKGAALATHKRLSQLLAHEHAQLAQVQQCSAMPSGTPLFSALLNYRHSAPLGPISAEAQAAWQGMQLLEAEEHTNYRLTLSVDDLGEDFSLKVLAAAGIDAQRICGYMQSALGALLDALEHTPHVGFDRLSVVPAAERHQLLVELNATAREYPQSLTVHGLFERQAVAHAQAVAAVHGEQSLSYFELNTRANQLAHHLIAQGVQPGSHVAILLPRSLDLLIAQLAIAKCAAAYVPLDINAPSERQAFMVEDCQAVALLTLSREVIDYAAPRIDLDRLTLSGQPTHNPNLVQSSESLAYIMYTSGSTGTPKGVMVPHRGIGRLVINNGYADFNPQDRVVFASNPAFDASTMDIWGPLLNGGRVVVIDHQTLLDPNAFGRELSSSGATILFVTTALFNQYVQLIPQALKGLRILLCGGERGDPAAFRRLLAEAPALRIVHCYGPTETTTYATTFAVHDVAENAESVPIGGPISNTQVYVLDAHQQPVPMGVTGELYIGGQGVALGYLNRPELTAEKFLHDPFSDRPGALLYRTGDLVRWLAPGQLDCIGRNDDQVKIRGFRIELGEIENRLLNCPGIKEAVVLARRDGQENARLVAYYTVTGDSLDSADLHAQLQALLPEYMVPTAWVQLDVLPLNNNGKVDRKALPKPDDAALLIREYTAPQGELESVLAQIWVEVLQVEQVGRHDHFFELGGHSLLAMRMVSLVRQRLGVELALSDLFADAQLHAVAATLSRAGRSTLPEILPAPRDQALPLSFAQQRLWFLAQMQGGNSAYNIPIGLRLRGRLDADALQRALTRIVARHETLRSRFVSIDDTAQVSIAPVGSDLLLRVEDLRQHPQAEPALQALMTQEASAAFDLQTDALIRGRLVRLADDHHVLLLTVHHIVADGWSMGVLTRELMALYQAFSHGEADPLPPLALQYGDYAVWQRRWLSGEVLQRQSDYWQQTLDGAPALLTLPTDRPRPAQQDYTGGNVEVLLDARLSAALKALSQRHGVTLFMTMTGAWALLMSRLSGQSDVVIGSPVANRTRAEIEGLIGMFVNTLALRIDTSGEPNVEALLAQVKARTLEAQGHQDLPFEQVVEIVRPVRSLAHSPLFQTTLSWDSSVGPRLVLGDLSLEGVAGMDDVAKFDLTLTLGEVNGVIHGSLNYATALFDESTIQRYVDYFQRLLEAMVGADHTVLEHVPLLAPDERQRLLTDFNATAREYPQTLTVHGIFQQQVAAHPKAVAAVHGAHSLSYFELNAQANRLAHHLIGQGVQPGDHVAILLPRSLELLVAQLAIAKCAAAYVPLDINAPSERQAFMVEDCRAVALLTLSSEVIDYPASRIDLDRLKLSGQPTHNPNLLQSSESLAYIMYTSGSTGTPKGVMVPHRGIGRLVINNGYADFNPQDRVVFASNPAFDASTMDIWGPLLNGGRVVVIDHQTLLDPNAFGRELSSSGATILFLTTALFNQYVQLIPQALKGLRILLCGGERGDPTAFRRMLAEAPALRILNCYGPTETTTFATSFEVDEVAENAESVPIGGPIANTQVYVLDAHQQPVPMGVTGELCIGGQGVALGYLNRPELTAEKFLRDPFSDTPGALLYRTGDLARWIAPGQLDCLGRNDDQVKIRGFRIELGEIENRLLNCPGIKEAVVLARRDGQETTRLVAYYTAHDEALDSADLHAQLQARLPEYMVPTAWVRLDVLPLNNNGKVDRKALPAPTQEAMLSRIYEAPANPLEASLAAVWSEVLQVGQVGRHDNFFELGGHSLLAMRMLSQVRQQMGVELALADLFANPQLAAVAEVLSRAGRSTLPDIVPAPRDQALPLSFAQQRLWFLAQMGDGNSAYNIPVGLRLRGRLDEDALQRALARIVARHETLRSRFTPHNDQAQVLILPVDTGLLLQVADLREHPQADEALQQLSEAEACAPFNLEHDPLVRGRLVRLADDHHVLLLTMHHIISDGWSMGVLTRELMALYQAFSRGEADPLPPLALQYTDYAVWQRRWLSGEVLQRQCDYWQKNLAGAPALLSLPTDRPRPAQQDYSGGSVEVQLDEQTSAGLKALCQRRAVTPYMVIMSTWAILLARLSGQSDVVIGSPVANRTRAEIEGLIGMFVNTLALRIDTSGELSGEALLARVKAQTLQAQAHQDLPFEQVVEITRPVRSLSHSALFQTLLSWNNNDGPSLTLGDMTLEGVASPNHFVKFDLSLTLGDYPGGIRGALNYATALFDEATIQRFVGYFQRLLAALVSDDQAVLEHLPLPAPEELQRLLVEYNATEAECPLEQPLQALFEAQVRRKPGAVAVQSEQGSLTYQALNARANRLAHHLREIGVQPDTRVAICVERGPDLVVGLLAILKAGGAYVPLDPGYPAERLAYMLKDSAPVAVLVQSATRSLLATSAVALIDLDRSTWQHQAEHDPKVPGLSASSLAYMIYTSGSTGLPKGVMIEHRSACNMVHWGSQISPPTEHGALLQKAPFSFDSSVWEIFWPLCSGLRLVLARPDGNRDSAYVVQAIREHQVSVVKFVPALLQHFIEQDDVDQCTSLTDVLNGGGELSAALARQVRQRLPWVRLHNVYGPTETTVDSSGWTLEPGSRLPDSVVPIGKALSNTRLYVLDAHDQPVPLGVSGQLHIGGVGVARGYHGLPEMQAERFIDSPFVPGDRLYRTGDLVRYNNDGELEFLGRNDFQVKLRGLRLEPGEIEARLIEHPAVHQAVVMVRDERLVAWYTVRAGVAAPDLEVLRAHMLERLPEYMVPGAYVLLDALPLTPNDKVDRKALPEPGVDALINRPYVAPQGEVETALARIWAQVLGVEQVGRHDNFFELGGHSLLAVRLVNLMQRAGLPVSLAQLFQHPSVESAATLLNQRRDVAGQPEGLVVVRAGDHGTPLFLMHEFSGREVYFPALAMHIGGEFPIYGLPGVPLGEPQLRTIECMARRLVGIIRSVQPHGPYRLAGWSFGGVLALEVAQQLLGLDEPVAFIGMLDSYAPNPLAQNKAMWSGEGLDKRQLLGHCRGRSMMLGAEGQTALARVQALEAEVGQLDFNELFQRCLAQQLTDPELATVSTADARHYFEREAAHRLALAHYRVSPASQTIHLFRAQELMDGQSVPSPTRGWEERFASAMLRCIDIPGDHRTMMKNPHIQALGQAISQALEAAVAPEPALYQPLLTIQTGHVGHAPIFCVPGAGDSVTGFIHLTEALGPEWPIIGLQPRGLDGSSVPHSQVEAAAAFYLQAIEQVYPQGPVHLIGHSFGGWVAHAMAAQLQAAGRAVASLTLIDSEAPGGDGTAGKPYTATAALERLIETLQLSSGKSLGIDPLTFANADDTTQMRLLHAGMVSAGVLSEKAAADAMHGPVRTFATALRTVYQPTLAYHGPVRLVLVDDPTLDAWGNQREQAAILEGWQRQVNDLAVWYGPGNHFTILKAPNVFSLAAWWHDGLSVPVNETLS